The sequence below is a genomic window from Massilia oculi.
CAAGCAGGGCCTGAAGATCAACCTGGGCTGCAAGATCGGCGCGATCACCAAGGGCGCCAACGACGTCACCGTCGAATACGCCGATTCGACCGGCGCGGAACAGAAAGCGACTTTCGACCGCCTGATCATCTCGATCGGCCGCGTGCCGAACACCAACGGCCTCGGCATCGAGACCGTCGGCCTGCAGTTGGATGAGCGCGGCTTCGTGGTGGTCGACGACGAATGCCGCACCAGCCTGCCTGGCGTGTGGGCGGTGGGCGACGTCGTGCGCGGCCCGATGCTGGCGCACAAGGCCGAGGAAGAAGGCGTGGCGGTTGCCGAGCGCATCGCCGGCCAGCACGGCCACGTGAACTTCAACACCATCCCCTGGGTCATCTACACCTCGCCAGAGATTGCATGGGTCGGCAAGACCGAACAGCAGCTGAAGGCAGAAGGCGTGCAGTACAAGGCCGGCACCTTCCCGTTCATGGCCAACGGCCGTGCGCGCGCGCTGGGCGACACCTCGGGCATGGTCAAGTTCCTGGCCGATGCCACGACCGATGAAATCCTGGGCGTGCACATCGTCGGTCCGATGGCGTCCGAGCTGATCTCGGAAGCCGTGGTCGCGATGGAGTTCAAGGCCTCGTCGGAAGACATCGCCCGCATCTGCCACGCGCACCCGTCGCTGTCGGAAGCGACCAAGGAAGCCGCGCTGGCGGTGGACAAGCGTTCGCTTAATTTTTAAGTAGTAGCAATGTGGGGTGGACGGCTCTGCCGTCCACGCGTTCAACCAACGGCGCCGTGCCACTTGCGTGGCGATGGACGCACGGGTTGAACGCGTGGACGGGGACCCGTCCACCCTGCGTTTTTGGGCAACACTTAGCGGCAATGATATGAACGTCCAAGAGTATTACCAGCACGCGCTGAACGAGCGCGGCTTCAAGTCCGACCCGGCGCAACAGATGGCGGTCGACCGCCTGCAACAGGCGTACGACGACTGGGTCCACTACAAGGCCCAGCGGTCGTCCGCTTTCAAGCGCCTGATCAACCGGCCCGACGTGCCCAGGGGCGTGTACATGTGGGGCGGGGTGGGGCGCGGCAAATCCTTCCTGATGGATTCGTTCTACCTGGTGGTGCCGGTGGTGCGCAAGACGCGCCTGCACTTCCACGAGTTCATGCGCGCCGTCCATGGCCAGCTGGATGAACTGAAGGGCGTCGCCGATCCGCTCGACGAGGTGGCCAAGCGCATCGCCAAGAAGTATCGGCTGATCTGCTTCGACGAATTCCACGTCTCGGACATCGCCGATGCGATGATCCTGTACAACCTGCTCAAGGCCTTGTTCGACAATGGCGTCAGCTTCGTGATGACCTCGAACTACGAGCCGTCGACCCTGTATCCGGACGGCCTGCACCGCGACCGCATGCTGCCCACCATCGCGCTGTTGAAGGACAAGCTGGATGTGCTGAACGTCGACGCCGGCAACGATTACCGCAAGCGCGCGCTGGAGCAGGTCGAAGCTTATTACATGCCGCTCGACGCAGCCTCCGACAAGGCGCTGCGCGACGCCTATGCCAAGGTGGCCGATACCGCCGACGAAACGCCGGTGGTGACCATCGAAAAGCGCGAGATCCGCGCGTTGCGCCGCGCTGGCGGCGTGATCTGGTTCGATTTCGCCACCCTGTGCGGCGGCCCGCGCTCGCAGAACGATTACCTGGAACTGGCCAGCCAGTTCCACACCGTGATCCTGTCCGGCATCCCGGCGATGTCGGCCTCCCAGTCGTCGGAGGCGCGCCGCTTCACCTGGCTGATCGACGTGTTCTATGACCACAAGGTCAAGCTGATCATGTCGGCGGCGGTCGAGCCGGAAGAGCTGTACACCACGGGCCAGCTGGCGAACGAATTCCACCGGACCGTATCGCGTATCATCGAGATGCAGTCGCGCGAGTACCTGCTCGCCGAACGGCGCGGCGCGGCCGACGCCATTGCATGAGCGAAAGGAACACCATGACAAGACATCCGATGCTGCGCCTCACCGCAATCGCCGCCACCATCTCCCTGACGCTGCTGCTGGGCGCTTGCTCGAACACGGAGTTGGCGCAGGAAGAAGCGCCGCCAACGCCGAGCACGTCGCCCGAACAGGCCGAACAGCGCCTGGCGGCGGTCGCTCTTGAGCGAGCCGCGATCGAGGCGCGCTTCGCCGAGCGCGAAGTGGTTTGCTACGACAAATTCTTCGTCAACCGCTGCCTGGACGAAGCCCGCGAAGTGCGGCGCGCGGCCCTGGTGACGCAGCGCGCGATCGAGATCGAAGCCTCGCGCTACCTGCGCCGCCTGAAGGTCGAGGAGCGCGACAAGGCGATCGCCGAGGCCGACGCAGCCTATGCGCAAGAAGAAGCCAAGCTGGCGGCCGAGCCGCCGCCGGTGAAGGAGCCGGCCAGCACCGCGCTGCCGCCGCCGCGCACCAAGGCAGGCGAACCGCGCGTGGTGCGCAGCCAGCAGCGCGCCCAGGAAAGGGCGGCGGACGCCGAGAAGGAAGCCGCCGAACGCGCGGCCAATGTCGCAGCCTATGAAGAGCGCCGCCGCAAGTCGGAAGAGCGCCAGAAGGAAGTGGCGCGCCGCGTGGCCGAACGCGAAGCCAAGGCGGCCCAGCGCGCGGCCGACGAGGCCAGGCGCGCGAACGGCAACGGGCCGGCGCCGACCAACTAGGGCGCGTTCACCCCGGGCCGGCGGAGGACCCGTCCTGCGCCGGCTTGACCAGCTTGACGATGGCCATGGTGCAATTGCCGCCTTTGCCTTGCGAGCGTTCGGTGGCCTTGTTGATGAGCATTTCGGACGCCTGGCGCGGCGTCGTCCTGGCGGTCACGGCCGCCAATTCGGCGTCGGTGAAGAAATGCCAGAGGCCGTCCGAGCACAGCAAGAAGCTGTCGCCGGCCGCCAGCCCGGTGTGGCTGCCGGTCGTGACGAAGGGTTCCTTGCGACTGTTTCCCAATACATTGAGCAAGAGCTTGGAACGGCGGTGGTTGCGCGCCGCCTCCGGCGGCAGGCGGTCGCTGGCGACCAGGTGCTCGACGTAGGCGGCATCGCTGGTGCGGACCGCGCACTTGCCGTGCTCGAAGCGGTAGAGACGCGAGTCGCCCACGTGGGCCCAGACCGCTTCGCCGTGCGGGCTGATCAAGAGGCCGACGAAGCTGGCGTGGATCTCGGCCTGCGTGGCCACGGCGTTCATCTTGATCACCGTGTGGGTCTCGCTGATCATCTCGTGCAGCAGCTGGGCCAGGCGTTCGATGCCGGGGCGGTCGCCGGGCTTGAATTGGTCGAAGACCTGGCGCGCCGTATGCAGCACCTGGTCGGCCCCGGCCGGGCTGGCGACCCCGTCCGACAGCACCGCCAGCACGTAGCCGGGGGCGCGGGCGCCGGTGAACAGGGCTGCGCGGTCGTTCTGCTGGGGGCGGTTCCCGATGTGTTGCGCAGTGCCCGCTTCGATCTTGTAAGAAGTCATAAATCCGTGTTTTCCAGGACGCTAACGCCAATCTTTGTTGGCGGCAACCTCCGCCTCGATTAAACTATGCACTGAGAAGCCATCAGCTTGCAAGTTAATCTTGTAGCAACAATAGTGCAAAATCCCGAGCGCCCGTCCTAGCCGGCGCTTTTCGCCATTCTTTCCCGTAACTGCATCCACCATGACCGACGTCCAGGACATCCAGCGCCGTATTATCGAACTCGATGTGGAACACCGCGACCTCGACGCGGTCATCTCCCTGTTGACGGCGGACGGACATGCCGACCAGTTACAACTGCGCCGCCTCAAGAAGCGTAAACTGCAGCTCAAAGATCATATTACGCTGCTGAAGATGCAGCTGGTACCCGATATCCCCGCCTGATGCATTCACAGGCCCAACGAAACCACGTATTTTGACCGACCAACCTTCTGCTTCTCCGGATGCGGTGGAGACCATTGCTCCCGCAGACCCGGCAATCCAGGCTCCCGCCGGCAAATACGACGCCGACGTCGACCGCCTGTTCGGTGCGGGCGGCCCGCTCGCGCCGGCCGTCGGCACCTTCAAACCGCGCCAGTCGCAGACCGAGATGGCCAAGGCCGTCGCCCAGGCCATCGCCGACCAGCAAGTGCTGATGGCCGAGGCCGGCACCGGCACGGGCAAGACCTTCGCCTACCTGGTGCCCGCGCTGCTGTGGGGCGGCAAGACCATCGTCTCGACCGGCACCAAGAACTTGCAAGACCAATTGTTCCTGCGCGATATCCCGACCGTGCGCGCGGCCCTGCGCGCGCCGGTCTCGGTCGCCCTGCTCAAGGGCCGCTCGAACTATGTCTGCCATTTCCATCTCGAGCGCACCCTGCAGAACGGGCGCCTGACCTCGCGCGACGACGTCGGCCACCTGCGCGAGATCTCGCGCTTCATCAAGATGACGAATTCGGGCGACAAGGCCGAGCTGGCCAAGGTGCCGGAGACCGCCACCGTGTGGAACCTGGTCACGTCGACCCGCGACACCTGCATGGGCGCCGAGTGCCAGTATTACCAGGACTGCTTCGTCATGAAGGCGCGCAGGGAAGCACAGCAGGCGGATGTGGTGGTGGTCAACCACCACCTGTTCTTCGCCGACGTGGCGCTGAAGGATACCGGCGTGGCCGAGCTGCTGCCGTCGGCCAATACCATCATCTTCGACGAGGCGCACCAGTTGCCCGACGTCGCGACCCTGTTCTTCGGCCAGTCGGTGTCGACCTCGCAAGTACTGGAACTGTGCCGTGACGTGCTGGCCGAGGGCCTGGCCCATGTGCGCGGCGGCCCGGACTGGGCCAAGGTCGTGACCGTGGTCGAAAAGGCCGCGCGCGACCTGCGCCTGTCCTTCGGCGACGGCAACCTGCGCCTGTCGCTGCCGCAGATCATGCCGACCTCGCAGTTCTTCCCGGCACTTGAAAATCTGAAAGAACAGATCGCCGGCATGATCACGGTGCTGGAAGAACATTCTGCGCGCGCGGAGACGATCGAAGCCTGCCGCGTGCGTGCGCACGAACTGGCTGCTTCCTTCGACGCCTGGAAGCCCGACCACAAGGCGCCGGCCAACGAGCAGGCGGTGCTGTGGGCCGAGGCCTTCTCGTCGTCGCTGCAGTTGCACAAGACGCCGTTGTCGATCGCGCCGATCTTCGCCAGCCAGAGAGAAGGTACGCCGCGCAGCTGGATTTTCACTTCTGCCACGCTGGCGGTCAAAAACGATTTCAAACACTTTTCCGACCAGCTGGGACTGACGGGCGAGCCGGCCAAGACCTGGCCCAGCCCGTTCGACTACCAGAACCAGGGCATCCTGTACGTGCCGACCGGCCTGCCCGAGCCGCAAGCCGCCGTGTACACCGACGCCGTGGTCGATGCCGCCCTGCCGGTGATCGAGGCGGCCGGTGGCCGCACCTTCTTCCTGTGCACGACGATCCGCGCGGTCAATAAAGTGGCCGAACGCCTGCGTACGGAGTTCGCCGAACGCGGCTGGGATTTCCCGCTGTTCGTGCAGGGCGAGCGCGGCCGTACCGAATTGCTCGATTCGTTCCGCAATGCCGGCAATGCGGTGCTGGTCGGCAGCCAGAGCTTCTGGGAAGGCGTCGACGTGCGCGGCGAGGCGCTGTCGCTGGTCATCATCGACAAGCTGCCGTTCGCGCCGCCCGACGATCCGGTGCTGGCCGCGCGCATCGAGGTGATGGAAAAGCAGGGCATGAACGGCTTCATGCACCACCAGCTGCCCGAGGCGATCATCACCCTGAAGCAGGGCGCCGGACGCCTGATCCGCGACGTCGACGACCGCGGGGTGCTGATGATCTGCGATCCGCGCATCATCACCAAGCCCTACGGCCGCCGCATCTGGCAGAGCCTGCCGTCGTTCAAGCGCACCCGGGTGCAGGAAGAAGTGATCCAGTTCTTCCGGCCGGTCGAAGAGGCGGGCGAGAACGTCGGCTGATCAGGGTGCGATGATGACCTTGCCGATGACCTTGCGCGCCGCCATGTCCTGCAGCGCCTGCGCGGTCTCGGCCAGCCGATAGCGCCGCGACACCAGCGGTTTCAGTGTTCCTTCCGCGATCCAGCCGGTGATGCGCGCCATCGCCGCCAGGTGCGCATCCCTTTCCTTGCGCGTGAAGTCGCCCCAGAACACGCCCACCACCGACGCCCCCTTCAGCAGCATCAGGTTCCACGGCAGGCGCGGGATCTCCCCTGCCGCGAAGCCCACCACCAGGTGGCGCCCGCGCCAGGCGATCGAACGCAGGGCCGGCTCGCTGTACTTGCCGCCGACCGGATCGTAGATGACCTCCGGGCCGTTGCCGTCGGTGGCGGCGCGGATCGCTTCGCGCAGGTCCTCGGTTTCATAATTGATCAGCGCGTCGGCGCCGTGCGCCTTGCACGCCGCCAGTTTTTCGTCGCTGGAAGCGGCCGCGATCACGCGCGCGCCGAGGGCCTTGCCGATCTCGATCGCCGCCAGTCCGACGCCGCCGGCCGCACCCAGCACCAGCATCGTTTCGCCCGGCTGCAAGGCGCCGCGGTCGACGACCGCGTGGTACGAGGTGCCGTAGGTGAGCGTGATGGCGGCGGCGACGTCGAAGTCCATGTCGTCGGGCATGGGGAGGAAGGCGCTGGCGGGCGCCACGGCCTGCTCGGCGAAGGCGCCGGTGCGGGTGAAGCCGATCACGCGCTGGCCGGGAACGAAGCCGTCCACGCCCGCGCCGACCGCGCGCACCACGCCCGCGAACTCGTTGCCCGGCGTGAAGGGAAGGGGAGGGCGCACCTGGTACTTGCCCTGGACCGTCAGCACGTCGGGGAAGTTGACGCCGGCCGCCTTCACGTCCACCACGACGTCGCCGGGGCCGGCGACCGGTTCCGGCAAGTTGTCGAGCACCAGGCTGTCTGGCGGTCCCCAAGCGGTGCAGCGTACGGCTT
It includes:
- the lpdA gene encoding dihydrolipoyl dehydrogenase, translating into MSDKQFDVVVIGGGPGGYIAAIRAAQLGFKTACIDEWSNAAGKPAPGGTCTNVGCIPSKALLQSSEHFEHAGHAFADHGIKVSGLELDLGTMLKRKDTIVKQNNDGILFLFKKNKVTFFHGRGAFAGKLEADAGYTINVSGPTTDTITAKNVVVATGSNARQLPGAEFDEKLILSNTGALAIDAVPGKLGVIGAGVIGLEMGSVWRRVGADVTVLEGLPTFLGAVDEQIAKEAHKLFTKQGLKINLGCKIGAITKGANDVTVEYADSTGAEQKATFDRLIISIGRVPNTNGLGIETVGLQLDERGFVVVDDECRTSLPGVWAVGDVVRGPMLAHKAEEEGVAVAERIAGQHGHVNFNTIPWVIYTSPEIAWVGKTEQQLKAEGVQYKAGTFPFMANGRARALGDTSGMVKFLADATTDEILGVHIVGPMASELISEAVVAMEFKASSEDIARICHAHPSLSEATKEAALAVDKRSLNF
- a CDS encoding YdcH family protein — its product is MTDVQDIQRRIIELDVEHRDLDAVISLLTADGHADQLQLRRLKKRKLQLKDHITLLKMQLVPDIPA
- a CDS encoding PP2C family protein-serine/threonine phosphatase — translated: MTSYKIEAGTAQHIGNRPQQNDRAALFTGARAPGYVLAVLSDGVASPAGADQVLHTARQVFDQFKPGDRPGIERLAQLLHEMISETHTVIKMNAVATQAEIHASFVGLLISPHGEAVWAHVGDSRLYRFEHGKCAVRTSDAAYVEHLVASDRLPPEAARNHRRSKLLLNVLGNSRKEPFVTTGSHTGLAAGDSFLLCSDGLWHFFTDAELAAVTARTTPRQASEMLINKATERSQGKGGNCTMAIVKLVKPAQDGSSAGPG
- a CDS encoding ATP-dependent DNA helicase; amino-acid sequence: MTDQPSASPDAVETIAPADPAIQAPAGKYDADVDRLFGAGGPLAPAVGTFKPRQSQTEMAKAVAQAIADQQVLMAEAGTGTGKTFAYLVPALLWGGKTIVSTGTKNLQDQLFLRDIPTVRAALRAPVSVALLKGRSNYVCHFHLERTLQNGRLTSRDDVGHLREISRFIKMTNSGDKAELAKVPETATVWNLVTSTRDTCMGAECQYYQDCFVMKARREAQQADVVVVNHHLFFADVALKDTGVAELLPSANTIIFDEAHQLPDVATLFFGQSVSTSQVLELCRDVLAEGLAHVRGGPDWAKVVTVVEKAARDLRLSFGDGNLRLSLPQIMPTSQFFPALENLKEQIAGMITVLEEHSARAETIEACRVRAHELAASFDAWKPDHKAPANEQAVLWAEAFSSSLQLHKTPLSIAPIFASQREGTPRSWIFTSATLAVKNDFKHFSDQLGLTGEPAKTWPSPFDYQNQGILYVPTGLPEPQAAVYTDAVVDAALPVIEAAGGRTFFLCTTIRAVNKVAERLRTEFAERGWDFPLFVQGERGRTELLDSFRNAGNAVLVGSQSFWEGVDVRGEALSLVIIDKLPFAPPDDPVLAARIEVMEKQGMNGFMHHQLPEAIITLKQGAGRLIRDVDDRGVLMICDPRIITKPYGRRIWQSLPSFKRTRVQEEVIQFFRPVEEAGENVG
- a CDS encoding NADPH:quinone oxidoreductase family protein, translating into MKAVRCTAWGPPDSLVLDNLPEPVAGPGDVVVDVKAAGVNFPDVLTVQGKYQVRPPLPFTPGNEFAGVVRAVGAGVDGFVPGQRVIGFTRTGAFAEQAVAPASAFLPMPDDMDFDVAAAITLTYGTSYHAVVDRGALQPGETMLVLGAAGGVGLAAIEIGKALGARVIAAASSDEKLAACKAHGADALINYETEDLREAIRAATDGNGPEVIYDPVGGKYSEPALRSIAWRGRHLVVGFAAGEIPRLPWNLMLLKGASVVGVFWGDFTRKERDAHLAAMARITGWIAEGTLKPLVSRRYRLAETAQALQDMAARKVIGKVIIAP
- the zapE gene encoding cell division protein ZapE; translated protein: MNVQEYYQHALNERGFKSDPAQQMAVDRLQQAYDDWVHYKAQRSSAFKRLINRPDVPRGVYMWGGVGRGKSFLMDSFYLVVPVVRKTRLHFHEFMRAVHGQLDELKGVADPLDEVAKRIAKKYRLICFDEFHVSDIADAMILYNLLKALFDNGVSFVMTSNYEPSTLYPDGLHRDRMLPTIALLKDKLDVLNVDAGNDYRKRALEQVEAYYMPLDAASDKALRDAYAKVADTADETPVVTIEKREIRALRRAGGVIWFDFATLCGGPRSQNDYLELASQFHTVILSGIPAMSASQSSEARRFTWLIDVFYDHKVKLIMSAAVEPEELYTTGQLANEFHRTVSRIIEMQSREYLLAERRGAADAIA